A window of Oncorhynchus keta strain PuntledgeMale-10-30-2019 chromosome 27, Oket_V2, whole genome shotgun sequence contains these coding sequences:
- the nppal gene encoding natriuretic peptide A-like: MKMISNITFGCLSALVLMNLVGANPVSNLQRVIRLLEEERNVPYNVSEEREVDGKELDTEKAAFTAGVVRPWDSEDSRNSALAGKENAIARLLNYILKTSKHPWSRFKKGGMRSCFGVRLERIGSFSGLGC; encoded by the exons ATGAAAATGATTTCAAATATCACATTTGGCTGTTTATCCGCGCTTGTACTTATGAACTTGGTAGGAGCCAACCCCGTGTCCAACCTGCAG AGGGTGATACGGCTTCTGGAGGAGGAAAGAAATGTACCATATAACGTGtcggaggagagggaggtggatggGAAAGAGTTGGATACAGAGAAGGCAGCCTTCACCGCGGGAGTGGTGCGTCCTTGGGACTCCGAAGACTCAAGGAATTCCGCGCTGGCGGGAAAGGAGAATGCAATTGCGCGTCTTCTCAATTACATTCTGAAGACCTCCAAGCACCCGTGGAGCCGGTTCAAGAAGGGTGGAATGAGAAGCTGCTTCGGCGTCAGGCTAGAGAGAATTGGGTCATTCAGCGGGCTTGGATGCTAA